A stretch of Corvus hawaiiensis isolate bCorHaw1 chromosome 8, bCorHaw1.pri.cur, whole genome shotgun sequence DNA encodes these proteins:
- the ENTPD1 gene encoding ectonucleoside triphosphate diphosphohydrolase 1 isoform X4, translated as MPNSSTDCSHALSLPSLPAELHRHELLQLENVHRLHCQSPSLLVTGTKPKMSSTRTILLILGFLSTLAVIALIAVAVTQNKPLPRNIKYGIVLDAGSSHTNLYVYEWPAEKENDTGVVKQVEVCKVEGPGISGYSHATEEAGPSLAQCLQQAKEVIPSAQHKETPVYLGATAGMRLLRLQNKSAADKVLSSVENTLRLAPFNFQGARIITGQEEGAYGWITINYLLGNFKQSGWKKLLHSLTSLSETSGALDLGGASTQITFVSKDLSLESPENQLYFRLYGKDYQVYTHSFLCYGKDQALQQKLARDLQTVESSSLLDPCFHQGYQRTINISDFFKNPCTSDKKKELPFRQLYIEGEGDYQKCQENIQTLFNKTHCPYSSCSFNGIYLPPLQGDFGAFSAFYFVMNFLNLTSEPNPLALNKVTSTIESFCARPWQEVKTAYHHIKEKYLSEYCFSGAYILSLLENGYEFTEKNWQMIHFLGKIGSSDAGWTLGYMLNLTNMIPAEEPAEPPLSHGSYVGLMVLCSLVLVSVLLFAWLLFHKPKCLQKGIV; from the exons ATGCCgaacagcagcactgactgCTCCCATGCCCTTTCCCTACCATCACTGCCAGCAGAACTCCACAGACACGAACTCCTGCAGTTAGAAAATGTGCACAGACTGCATTGCCAGAGCCCCTCTCTCCTGG TCACAGGTACCAAACCAAAGATGTCCTCGACAAGAACGATTCTACTCATCCTGGGATTCCTCTCTACTTTGGCTGTAATTGCTTTAATTGCTGTAGCAGTGACCCAAAACAAGCCACTTCCGAGGAATATTAAG TATGGGATCGTGCTGGATGCGGGATCGTCCCACACTAACCTCTACGTGTACGAGTGGCCAGCAGAGAAGGAGAACGACACTGGGGTAGTGAAGCAGGTGGAGGTGTGTAAAGTTGAAG GCCCTGGGATCTCAGGTTACTCCCATGCCACAGAGGAGGCAGGTCCCTCTCTGGCACAGTGCCTACAACAAGCAAAAGAGGTGAttccctcagcacagcacaaagaGACACCCGTCTACCTCGGAGCAACTGCTGGCATGCGGCTTCTCAG GTTGCAGAACAAAAGTGCAGCTGACAAAGTCTTGTCCTCAGTAGAAAACACACTACGCTTAGCTCCCTTCAACTTCCAGGGTGCCAGAATTATCACTGGTCAGGAAGAAGGAGCCTATGGATGGATCACCATTAACTACCTTCTGGGCAATTTCAAGCAG tctGGCTGGAAAAAGCTTCTACACTCCCTGACATCCTTAAGTGAGACATCAGGAGCACTAGACCTTGGAGGAGCCTCCACACAGATTACCTTTGTATCAAAGGACCTCTCTTTGGAGTCCCCAGAGAACCAGCTCTACTTCCGTCTCTATGGCAAGGATTACCAAGTGTACACTCACAGCTTTCTCTGCTACGGGAAGGACCAGGCTCTGCAACAGAAACTGGCCAGGGACCTACAG ACCGTGGAGAGCAGCAGTCTCCTCGACCCATGCTTTCACCAGGGTTATCAGAGGACTATAAATATAAGTGACTTCTTCAAAAACCCTTGCACATCAgacaagaaaaaggaattacCTTTCAGACAGCTGTACATAGAGGGAGAGGGGGACTATCAAAAGTGCCAAGAAAACATCCAGACACTCTTCAACAAAACCCATTGTCCTTACTCCAGTTGCTCCTTCAATGGGATATACCTACCTCCATTacaaggggattttggg gctttttctgctttctattTTGTGATGAACTTTTTGAACCTGACCAGTGAACCAAACCCCCTTGCCCTGAACAAAGTGACCAGCACCATTGAGAGCTTCTGTGCCCGGCCTTGGCAAGAG GTGAAGACAGCATATCACCACATCAAAGAAAAGTACCTGAGTGAATATTGCTTCTCTGGAGCCTACATCCTCTCTCTCCTGGAAAATGGCTATGAGTTCACTGAAAAGAACTGGCAAATGATCCACTTCCTTGGAAAG ATCGGCAGCAGTGATGCAGGTTGGACCCTGGGCTACATGCTGAACCTGACCAACATGATTCCTGCAGAGGAGCCAGCCGAACCCCCTCTCTCCCATGGCAGCTATGTGGGGCTGATGGTGCTGTGCTCCCTTGTGCTGGTGTCCGTGCTCCTGTTCGCCTGGCTTCTCTTCCACAAGCCCAAGTGCCTGCAGAAGGGGATTGTTTAG
- the ENTPD1 gene encoding ectonucleoside triphosphate diphosphohydrolase 1 isoform X2 yields the protein MLVTGTKPKMSSTRTILLILGFLSTLAVIALIAVAVTQNKPLPRNIKYGIVLDAGSSHTNLYVYEWPAEKENDTGVVKQVEVCKVEGPGISGYSHATEEAGPSLAQCLQQAKEVIPSAQHKETPVYLGATAGMRLLRLQNKSAADKVLSSVENTLRLAPFNFQGARIITGQEEGAYGWITINYLLGNFKQSGWKKLLHSLTSLSETSGALDLGGASTQITFVSKDLSLESPENQLYFRLYGKDYQVYTHSFLCYGKDQALQQKLARDLQTVESSSLLDPCFHQGYQRTINISDFFKNPCTSDKKKELPFRQLYIEGEGDYQKCQENIQTLFNKTHCPYSSCSFNGIYLPPLQGDFGAFSAFYFVMNFLNLTSEPNPLALNKVTSTIESFCARPWQEVKTAYHHIKEKYLSEYCFSGAYILSLLENGYEFTEKNWQMIHFLGKIGSSDAGWTLGYMLNLTNMIPAEEPAEPPLSHGSYVGLMVLCSLVLVSVLLFAWLLFHKPKCLQKGIV from the exons TCACAGGTACCAAACCAAAGATGTCCTCGACAAGAACGATTCTACTCATCCTGGGATTCCTCTCTACTTTGGCTGTAATTGCTTTAATTGCTGTAGCAGTGACCCAAAACAAGCCACTTCCGAGGAATATTAAG TATGGGATCGTGCTGGATGCGGGATCGTCCCACACTAACCTCTACGTGTACGAGTGGCCAGCAGAGAAGGAGAACGACACTGGGGTAGTGAAGCAGGTGGAGGTGTGTAAAGTTGAAG GCCCTGGGATCTCAGGTTACTCCCATGCCACAGAGGAGGCAGGTCCCTCTCTGGCACAGTGCCTACAACAAGCAAAAGAGGTGAttccctcagcacagcacaaagaGACACCCGTCTACCTCGGAGCAACTGCTGGCATGCGGCTTCTCAG GTTGCAGAACAAAAGTGCAGCTGACAAAGTCTTGTCCTCAGTAGAAAACACACTACGCTTAGCTCCCTTCAACTTCCAGGGTGCCAGAATTATCACTGGTCAGGAAGAAGGAGCCTATGGATGGATCACCATTAACTACCTTCTGGGCAATTTCAAGCAG tctGGCTGGAAAAAGCTTCTACACTCCCTGACATCCTTAAGTGAGACATCAGGAGCACTAGACCTTGGAGGAGCCTCCACACAGATTACCTTTGTATCAAAGGACCTCTCTTTGGAGTCCCCAGAGAACCAGCTCTACTTCCGTCTCTATGGCAAGGATTACCAAGTGTACACTCACAGCTTTCTCTGCTACGGGAAGGACCAGGCTCTGCAACAGAAACTGGCCAGGGACCTACAG ACCGTGGAGAGCAGCAGTCTCCTCGACCCATGCTTTCACCAGGGTTATCAGAGGACTATAAATATAAGTGACTTCTTCAAAAACCCTTGCACATCAgacaagaaaaaggaattacCTTTCAGACAGCTGTACATAGAGGGAGAGGGGGACTATCAAAAGTGCCAAGAAAACATCCAGACACTCTTCAACAAAACCCATTGTCCTTACTCCAGTTGCTCCTTCAATGGGATATACCTACCTCCATTacaaggggattttggg gctttttctgctttctattTTGTGATGAACTTTTTGAACCTGACCAGTGAACCAAACCCCCTTGCCCTGAACAAAGTGACCAGCACCATTGAGAGCTTCTGTGCCCGGCCTTGGCAAGAG GTGAAGACAGCATATCACCACATCAAAGAAAAGTACCTGAGTGAATATTGCTTCTCTGGAGCCTACATCCTCTCTCTCCTGGAAAATGGCTATGAGTTCACTGAAAAGAACTGGCAAATGATCCACTTCCTTGGAAAG ATCGGCAGCAGTGATGCAGGTTGGACCCTGGGCTACATGCTGAACCTGACCAACATGATTCCTGCAGAGGAGCCAGCCGAACCCCCTCTCTCCCATGGCAGCTATGTGGGGCTGATGGTGCTGTGCTCCCTTGTGCTGGTGTCCGTGCTCCTGTTCGCCTGGCTTCTCTTCCACAAGCCCAAGTGCCTGCAGAAGGGGATTGTTTAG
- the ENTPD1 gene encoding ectonucleoside triphosphate diphosphohydrolase 1 isoform X1 produces the protein MDEPKVTGTKPKMSSTRTILLILGFLSTLAVIALIAVAVTQNKPLPRNIKYGIVLDAGSSHTNLYVYEWPAEKENDTGVVKQVEVCKVEGPGISGYSHATEEAGPSLAQCLQQAKEVIPSAQHKETPVYLGATAGMRLLRLQNKSAADKVLSSVENTLRLAPFNFQGARIITGQEEGAYGWITINYLLGNFKQSGWKKLLHSLTSLSETSGALDLGGASTQITFVSKDLSLESPENQLYFRLYGKDYQVYTHSFLCYGKDQALQQKLARDLQTVESSSLLDPCFHQGYQRTINISDFFKNPCTSDKKKELPFRQLYIEGEGDYQKCQENIQTLFNKTHCPYSSCSFNGIYLPPLQGDFGAFSAFYFVMNFLNLTSEPNPLALNKVTSTIESFCARPWQEVKTAYHHIKEKYLSEYCFSGAYILSLLENGYEFTEKNWQMIHFLGKIGSSDAGWTLGYMLNLTNMIPAEEPAEPPLSHGSYVGLMVLCSLVLVSVLLFAWLLFHKPKCLQKGIV, from the exons ATGGACGAGCCAAAGG TCACAGGTACCAAACCAAAGATGTCCTCGACAAGAACGATTCTACTCATCCTGGGATTCCTCTCTACTTTGGCTGTAATTGCTTTAATTGCTGTAGCAGTGACCCAAAACAAGCCACTTCCGAGGAATATTAAG TATGGGATCGTGCTGGATGCGGGATCGTCCCACACTAACCTCTACGTGTACGAGTGGCCAGCAGAGAAGGAGAACGACACTGGGGTAGTGAAGCAGGTGGAGGTGTGTAAAGTTGAAG GCCCTGGGATCTCAGGTTACTCCCATGCCACAGAGGAGGCAGGTCCCTCTCTGGCACAGTGCCTACAACAAGCAAAAGAGGTGAttccctcagcacagcacaaagaGACACCCGTCTACCTCGGAGCAACTGCTGGCATGCGGCTTCTCAG GTTGCAGAACAAAAGTGCAGCTGACAAAGTCTTGTCCTCAGTAGAAAACACACTACGCTTAGCTCCCTTCAACTTCCAGGGTGCCAGAATTATCACTGGTCAGGAAGAAGGAGCCTATGGATGGATCACCATTAACTACCTTCTGGGCAATTTCAAGCAG tctGGCTGGAAAAAGCTTCTACACTCCCTGACATCCTTAAGTGAGACATCAGGAGCACTAGACCTTGGAGGAGCCTCCACACAGATTACCTTTGTATCAAAGGACCTCTCTTTGGAGTCCCCAGAGAACCAGCTCTACTTCCGTCTCTATGGCAAGGATTACCAAGTGTACACTCACAGCTTTCTCTGCTACGGGAAGGACCAGGCTCTGCAACAGAAACTGGCCAGGGACCTACAG ACCGTGGAGAGCAGCAGTCTCCTCGACCCATGCTTTCACCAGGGTTATCAGAGGACTATAAATATAAGTGACTTCTTCAAAAACCCTTGCACATCAgacaagaaaaaggaattacCTTTCAGACAGCTGTACATAGAGGGAGAGGGGGACTATCAAAAGTGCCAAGAAAACATCCAGACACTCTTCAACAAAACCCATTGTCCTTACTCCAGTTGCTCCTTCAATGGGATATACCTACCTCCATTacaaggggattttggg gctttttctgctttctattTTGTGATGAACTTTTTGAACCTGACCAGTGAACCAAACCCCCTTGCCCTGAACAAAGTGACCAGCACCATTGAGAGCTTCTGTGCCCGGCCTTGGCAAGAG GTGAAGACAGCATATCACCACATCAAAGAAAAGTACCTGAGTGAATATTGCTTCTCTGGAGCCTACATCCTCTCTCTCCTGGAAAATGGCTATGAGTTCACTGAAAAGAACTGGCAAATGATCCACTTCCTTGGAAAG ATCGGCAGCAGTGATGCAGGTTGGACCCTGGGCTACATGCTGAACCTGACCAACATGATTCCTGCAGAGGAGCCAGCCGAACCCCCTCTCTCCCATGGCAGCTATGTGGGGCTGATGGTGCTGTGCTCCCTTGTGCTGGTGTCCGTGCTCCTGTTCGCCTGGCTTCTCTTCCACAAGCCCAAGTGCCTGCAGAAGGGGATTGTTTAG
- the ENTPD1 gene encoding ectonucleoside triphosphate diphosphohydrolase 1 isoform X3: MSSTRTILLILGFLSTLAVIALIAVAVTQNKPLPRNIKYGIVLDAGSSHTNLYVYEWPAEKENDTGVVKQVEVCKVEGPGISGYSHATEEAGPSLAQCLQQAKEVIPSAQHKETPVYLGATAGMRLLRLQNKSAADKVLSSVENTLRLAPFNFQGARIITGQEEGAYGWITINYLLGNFKQSGWKKLLHSLTSLSETSGALDLGGASTQITFVSKDLSLESPENQLYFRLYGKDYQVYTHSFLCYGKDQALQQKLARDLQTVESSSLLDPCFHQGYQRTINISDFFKNPCTSDKKKELPFRQLYIEGEGDYQKCQENIQTLFNKTHCPYSSCSFNGIYLPPLQGDFGAFSAFYFVMNFLNLTSEPNPLALNKVTSTIESFCARPWQEVKTAYHHIKEKYLSEYCFSGAYILSLLENGYEFTEKNWQMIHFLGKIGSSDAGWTLGYMLNLTNMIPAEEPAEPPLSHGSYVGLMVLCSLVLVSVLLFAWLLFHKPKCLQKGIV; the protein is encoded by the exons ATGTCCTCGACAAGAACGATTCTACTCATCCTGGGATTCCTCTCTACTTTGGCTGTAATTGCTTTAATTGCTGTAGCAGTGACCCAAAACAAGCCACTTCCGAGGAATATTAAG TATGGGATCGTGCTGGATGCGGGATCGTCCCACACTAACCTCTACGTGTACGAGTGGCCAGCAGAGAAGGAGAACGACACTGGGGTAGTGAAGCAGGTGGAGGTGTGTAAAGTTGAAG GCCCTGGGATCTCAGGTTACTCCCATGCCACAGAGGAGGCAGGTCCCTCTCTGGCACAGTGCCTACAACAAGCAAAAGAGGTGAttccctcagcacagcacaaagaGACACCCGTCTACCTCGGAGCAACTGCTGGCATGCGGCTTCTCAG GTTGCAGAACAAAAGTGCAGCTGACAAAGTCTTGTCCTCAGTAGAAAACACACTACGCTTAGCTCCCTTCAACTTCCAGGGTGCCAGAATTATCACTGGTCAGGAAGAAGGAGCCTATGGATGGATCACCATTAACTACCTTCTGGGCAATTTCAAGCAG tctGGCTGGAAAAAGCTTCTACACTCCCTGACATCCTTAAGTGAGACATCAGGAGCACTAGACCTTGGAGGAGCCTCCACACAGATTACCTTTGTATCAAAGGACCTCTCTTTGGAGTCCCCAGAGAACCAGCTCTACTTCCGTCTCTATGGCAAGGATTACCAAGTGTACACTCACAGCTTTCTCTGCTACGGGAAGGACCAGGCTCTGCAACAGAAACTGGCCAGGGACCTACAG ACCGTGGAGAGCAGCAGTCTCCTCGACCCATGCTTTCACCAGGGTTATCAGAGGACTATAAATATAAGTGACTTCTTCAAAAACCCTTGCACATCAgacaagaaaaaggaattacCTTTCAGACAGCTGTACATAGAGGGAGAGGGGGACTATCAAAAGTGCCAAGAAAACATCCAGACACTCTTCAACAAAACCCATTGTCCTTACTCCAGTTGCTCCTTCAATGGGATATACCTACCTCCATTacaaggggattttggg gctttttctgctttctattTTGTGATGAACTTTTTGAACCTGACCAGTGAACCAAACCCCCTTGCCCTGAACAAAGTGACCAGCACCATTGAGAGCTTCTGTGCCCGGCCTTGGCAAGAG GTGAAGACAGCATATCACCACATCAAAGAAAAGTACCTGAGTGAATATTGCTTCTCTGGAGCCTACATCCTCTCTCTCCTGGAAAATGGCTATGAGTTCACTGAAAAGAACTGGCAAATGATCCACTTCCTTGGAAAG ATCGGCAGCAGTGATGCAGGTTGGACCCTGGGCTACATGCTGAACCTGACCAACATGATTCCTGCAGAGGAGCCAGCCGAACCCCCTCTCTCCCATGGCAGCTATGTGGGGCTGATGGTGCTGTGCTCCCTTGTGCTGGTGTCCGTGCTCCTGTTCGCCTGGCTTCTCTTCCACAAGCCCAAGTGCCTGCAGAAGGGGATTGTTTAG